In Candidatus Roseilinea sp., one DNA window encodes the following:
- a CDS encoding CPBP family intramembrane metalloprotease has translation MSERTVVRFYVLAFGIAWLGWIPAALGSRSIAPFDAPHFQFLLILPAIAPALAAVIVMRATYGVVASNELFKALVRWQVSPAWYLVAVLGPLVLLVAGRTVTDVLRLTDVPPAPQGEPIALAIVALITSLLANPWEEVGWRGFALPHLQERHTALIATLIVGGLWGVWHTPVFFWIGNPMSTYPFLPWFAGTVAVAFIYTWLYNSTAGSLLPVTLFHVTLNTLGVVVNGVSVAALAIVYALVAIILILVFGGVSLSQRERVRMG, from the coding sequence ATGAGTGAGCGCACGGTCGTTCGGTTCTACGTCCTGGCCTTCGGCATCGCGTGGCTTGGCTGGATTCCGGCGGCGCTCGGATCGCGCAGCATCGCTCCGTTCGACGCGCCCCACTTTCAATTTCTTCTCATCCTCCCCGCGATTGCGCCGGCGCTGGCCGCGGTCATCGTGATGCGGGCCACCTACGGCGTGGTGGCGAGCAACGAGCTGTTCAAGGCGCTCGTCCGCTGGCAGGTTAGCCCGGCGTGGTATCTCGTCGCCGTGCTTGGCCCGCTCGTCCTCCTGGTCGCCGGGCGTACCGTTACGGACGTGCTCCGGCTCACCGATGTCCCGCCGGCGCCACAGGGCGAGCCGATAGCCCTTGCGATTGTGGCCTTGATTACCTCGTTACTGGCCAATCCATGGGAGGAAGTGGGCTGGCGCGGTTTCGCCTTGCCTCATCTACAGGAGCGGCACACGGCGCTGATCGCTACACTGATCGTCGGGGGATTGTGGGGGGTGTGGCACACGCCGGTGTTCTTTTGGATTGGCAACCCGATGTCCACGTATCCCTTCTTGCCCTGGTTCGCCGGCACGGTCGCGGTGGCTTTCATCTACACTTGGCTTTACAACAGCACTGCGGGAAGCTTGTTGCCGGTGACGCTGTTTCACGTCACCCTGAACACCCTCGGCGTCGTGGTCAACGGTGTGTCTGTTGCTGCGTTGGCGATCGTGTACGCGCTCGTCGCCATCATCCTGATTTTAGTCTTCGGGGGCGTGAGCTTGTCACAGAGGGAACGGGTGCGCATGGGGTAA